CGGCGAGCAGCACAAAACGCTGGCCACCGTCCAACAGGTGTACGACTGGCTGTTGGGCAGCGGCGTCGAGCGCGGCGATCTGCTGCTGGCGCTGGGCGGCGGCGTCGTGGGCGATCTGGCCGGGTTTGTCGCGGCCACGGTGCTGCGCGGCATTGCGCTGGTACACCTGCCCACCACCGTGCTGGCGATGGTGGACAGCGCCATCGGCGGCAAGACCGGTGTGGACCATGCTGCCGGCAAGAACCTGATCGGCGCGTTCCACCAGCCGCGGCTGGTGCTGGCCGACACGACCACGCTGACGACGTTGCCACCCGCCGAGCGCGCTGCCGGCTGGGCCGAAGCGATCAAGCACGGCGTGATCGGTGACGCCGGGCTGTTCGAGGCCTTGCGCTGCCAGGCTGCGGCAGCGCTGGCGCTGCGCGAGCCGGAGACCGGTTGGCTGATCGCCCGCGCGGCGGCCTACAAGGCACGCGTGGTCAGCGACGATGAGCGCGAACAGGGCCAGCGCATCACGCTCAACTACGGCCATACGCTGGGTCACGCCATCGAAGCCGAGAGCGGCTACCGCCTGCGCCATGGCGAGGCGGTCGCCATGGGCATGATGGCCGCCGGCACGATCGCCGCACGCCTGGGGCTCTGGTCAGCCGAGGAGCTGGAACAGCAGCGCCAGACGCTGCTCGCCTTTGGACTGCCGGTGCACATCCCCGCTGTGTTCGACCCTGAGCGGCTGCTGGCGCGCGCGGCCAGCGACAAAAAGATGCGCGCGCGGCGTTTGCGCTGGGTGCTGCCCACGCGCATCGGCGCGACGACAGTGCGCGACGATGTTCCGCCGGAGCTGGTGCTGGAGGTTGTACGCGCGCTGCAACACGACGCCGATGTGACCTAAGCCACGCCAACCGGCGTCCCGCCGCTGCCTGGCAGCGGCGGGGCCTGGTGCACACCTCACAAAAAGCAGGCCCCAACTTTGGACGGCGCGCTGCTTGTCGGCGCCGTCGCCGCCGGCTATACTCCACTTCGGAACATAGTTGTCCCCCACCGTTCCACGCCAGGGTCGCCATCGGACAACGCTCCGTCCCCCGGCCCGCGAGGCATCGCTTCCCACACCAACGCCGGTCCGTTCACCACCACGCTGGTGGCTTTCCGTCCGTATCTGCGAGCATGCATGACTACAGGAGGAGCACCATGGCGCCACCAGAGATCGAAGCCATCAAAGCCGCCAAGGATGGTCTGGATGTCCTGCCGGACATCTACCGCTATGCCCGCGAGGGCTTTGCCGCCATTCCCGAAGAGGACTACGAGCGCATGAAGTGGTATGGCCTCTTTCATCGTAAACAGACGCCCGGCTACTTCATGCTGCGCCTACGCATCGCCAACGGCATCCTCACCAGCGCGCAGGCGCGCGCCATCGCCGGCATTGCTCGCGATTATGGCCGCGGCGCTGTGGATCTCACTACGCGCGAGAACATCCAACTGCGCTGGATCACCATCGAGCAGGTACCTGATATCTTCGATCGTCTGCACGCCGTGGGCCTGTCGTCGCAACAGACCGGCCTGGACAACTACCGCAACGTGACCGGCTGCCCGCTCGCCGGTTTGGACGCTGACGAAGCCTTCGATGCCGCGCCGATCGCGCGCGCCATTTCACTGGCGATGCTGGGACGTGAATTCAGCAATCTGCCGCGCAAGTTCAACATCTCGGTCAGTGGTTGCCGGCAGGACTGCGCCTACAGTCGCGCCAACGACATTGGTCTTACGCCGGCGGTCAAAACCATCAACGGCTTTGCGGTCAAGGGCTTCCACGTGGCGCTGGGCGGGGCACTAGGCGGGACCTGGCCGCAGCTCGCCACGCCGTTGGACGTTTTTCTGCGTCCGGAGCAGGCGGTGCCCTTCTGCCGGGCGGTCCTGACCGTGTTCCGCGACCATGGCAAGCGCGAAAAGCGCACCGAGGCGCGACTCAAGTGGCTGCTCAAGGACTGGGGCCTGCCGCGCTTCCTGGAGGAGGTCGAGCGCGTGCTGGGCCAGCCGCTGCTGCGCGGCGGGCAATCGCTGCTGCGCGAATACGGCGGCGATCACCTGGGCGTGCATCCGCAGCGCCAGCCGGGTAAGGTGTATGTGGGCCTCCACGTACCGGTAGGCCGCACCAACGCCATGCAGCTCGAACAGGTCGCCGATCTGGCCGACAAGTATGGCCGCGGCGAGCTGCGGCTCACGCCCACTCAGAACCTGATCATTCCCCATGTCGATCAAGCGGTTGTTGATGATCTGCTGCGCGAGCCGCTGCTCGAGACGCTGCAACCCGAGCCGCACGGCGTCTGGCGTGGCGTCTCCTGCTGCACCGGCAAGGACTTCTGCCACTTCGCGCTCAACGATACCAAAGGGCTGACGCTGCAGATTGCCGAGGAGCTGACCCGCTGCTTGCCCGCCGATCTGCAGCTACGCATCAACGTATCGGGGTGCGTCCATGCCTGTGGCCAGCACCACATCGGCCAGATCGGGCTGCAGGCGCAGCGCATCCGCCTGCCGAGCGGCGAGATCGTCGATGGCTTCGACTTGTAT
This is a stretch of genomic DNA from Kallotenue papyrolyticum. It encodes these proteins:
- the aroB gene encoding 3-dehydroquinate synthase; translation: MKHDIIALIGLSGSGKSTVGPLLAERLGWHFVDLDQAIAQRVGSDLATFFASAGEEAFRAEEAAALADALRRPAVVIATGGGIVERADNRERLAAQAWTVWLHAPLTTLLERLAEADDRPLLRDAPAERLAAMLARRAPLYSALADWIVTTTAHTPAEIAEQIARAHHRLAASPSADALRVSTPGGNYAIHAGAGLLERLPAHLAELGLRGRVWLVSDTVVLPLHGARVLDGLRQAGLEAAAYAIPAGEQHKTLATVQQVYDWLLGSGVERGDLLLALGGGVVGDLAGFVAATVLRGIALVHLPTTVLAMVDSAIGGKTGVDHAAGKNLIGAFHQPRLVLADTTTLTTLPPAERAAGWAEAIKHGVIGDAGLFEALRCQAAAALALREPETGWLIARAAAYKARVVSDDEREQGQRITLNYGHTLGHAIEAESGYRLRHGEAVAMGMMAAGTIAARLGLWSAEELEQQRQTLLAFGLPVHIPAVFDPERLLARAASDKKMRARRLRWVLPTRIGATTVRDDVPPELVLEVVRALQHDADVT
- a CDS encoding nitrite/sulfite reductase, yielding MAPPEIEAIKAAKDGLDVLPDIYRYAREGFAAIPEEDYERMKWYGLFHRKQTPGYFMLRLRIANGILTSAQARAIAGIARDYGRGAVDLTTRENIQLRWITIEQVPDIFDRLHAVGLSSQQTGLDNYRNVTGCPLAGLDADEAFDAAPIARAISLAMLGREFSNLPRKFNISVSGCRQDCAYSRANDIGLTPAVKTINGFAVKGFHVALGGALGGTWPQLATPLDVFLRPEQAVPFCRAVLTVFRDHGKREKRTEARLKWLLKDWGLPRFLEEVERVLGQPLLRGGQSLLREYGGDHLGVHPQRQPGKVYVGLHVPVGRTNAMQLEQVADLADKYGRGELRLTPTQNLIIPHVDQAVVDDLLREPLLETLQPEPHGVWRGVSCCTGKDFCHFALNDTKGLTLQIAEELTRCLPADLQLRINVSGCVHACGQHHIGQIGLQAQRIRLPSGEIVDGFDLYVGGSHTRLAELVERKVPVQEVAQRIVAHLQAARAAAPTPLPMREQPSARSIAPEQQAA